A part of Chitinimonas koreensis genomic DNA contains:
- a CDS encoding GNAT family N-acetyltransferase, with protein MTEPVHISEVPYAEAAPLLDGLCALLADSVDGGASIGFLAPLGWQEARRYWLDVFDQLRGGGLMLWVARRDGVVVGTVQLSPAGRANGRNRAEVQKLMVSPRWRGQGIARLLMLALEARAQGLGRGMLHLDTEAGSGAEGFYAALGYRRVGEIPDFAASPDGTLRPTAIYYKLLIDRSVEPATAVAVEEE; from the coding sequence ATGACCGAGCCCGTGCACATCTCCGAGGTGCCCTACGCCGAGGCGGCGCCGCTGCTCGACGGCCTGTGCGCGCTGCTGGCCGATTCGGTCGACGGCGGCGCCAGCATCGGCTTCCTCGCCCCGCTGGGCTGGCAGGAGGCGCGGCGCTACTGGCTCGACGTGTTCGACCAGTTGCGCGGCGGCGGCCTCATGCTGTGGGTGGCCCGGCGCGACGGGGTGGTGGTCGGCACCGTCCAGCTGTCGCCGGCCGGCCGCGCCAACGGCCGCAACCGCGCCGAAGTGCAGAAGCTGATGGTGTCGCCGCGCTGGCGCGGCCAGGGCATCGCCCGGCTGCTGATGCTGGCGCTGGAAGCGCGCGCGCAGGGGCTCGGCCGGGGCATGCTGCATCTCGACACCGAGGCCGGTTCCGGCGCCGAAGGCTTCTATGCCGCGCTGGGCTACCGCCGCGTCGGCGAGATCCCCGATTTCGCCGCCAGCCCCGACGGCACCCTGCGCCCGACCGCGATCTACTACAAGCTGCTGATCGACCGCAGCGTCGAACCTGCGACCGCCGTTGCGGTCGAGGAGGAATGA
- a CDS encoding alpha-E domain-containing protein — protein sequence MLSRTAAQLYWMSRYLERAENLVRMLDVAHSLSLLPQSHGASAELAAPLAVTGTLDAFGGRHAKLDGDRLLTFMALDLDNPASVLSCLKFARENAHAVRGQITAEMWEAINATWLEARTLPQRGISSVSGFFDWVKERSHLFRGATYGTLQRNDAYCFIRLGTFAERADNTARLLDVKAHLIVPSHSESAPHFYAWSALLRSLSAFEAYHAAYRDSLDGRRVAELLILRPDVPRSLRACCDEIRSILPQIEAVLGAADAGRHVKRLAGKLAIKLEYGAIDEILEMDLHAWLTDFLADSAVLSEAIRAAYFEAA from the coding sequence ATGCTTTCGCGTACCGCTGCCCAGCTCTACTGGATGAGCCGCTACCTGGAGCGCGCCGAAAACCTGGTGCGCATGCTCGACGTCGCCCACTCGCTGTCGCTCTTGCCGCAGTCGCACGGCGCCTCGGCCGAACTGGCCGCGCCGCTGGCCGTCACCGGCACGCTCGACGCGTTCGGCGGCCGCCACGCCAAGCTCGACGGCGACCGGCTGCTGACCTTCATGGCGCTCGATCTCGACAATCCGGCCTCGGTGCTCAGCTGCCTCAAGTTCGCCCGCGAGAACGCCCACGCGGTGCGCGGCCAGATCACCGCCGAGATGTGGGAGGCGATCAACGCCACCTGGCTCGAGGCGCGCACGCTGCCGCAGCGCGGCATCTCCAGCGTGAGCGGCTTCTTCGACTGGGTGAAGGAGCGCTCGCACCTGTTCCGCGGCGCCACCTACGGCACGCTGCAGCGCAACGACGCCTACTGCTTCATCCGGCTCGGCACCTTCGCCGAGCGCGCCGACAACACCGCGCGCCTGCTGGACGTGAAGGCCCACCTGATCGTGCCGAGCCACAGCGAATCGGCGCCCCACTTCTACGCCTGGAGCGCGCTCTTGCGCTCGCTGTCGGCGTTCGAGGCCTACCACGCCGCCTACCGCGACAGCCTGGACGGCCGCCGGGTGGCCGAACTGCTGATCCTGCGCCCGGACGTGCCGCGCAGCCTGCGCGCCTGCTGCGACGAGATCCGCAGCATCCTGCCGCAGATCGAGGCGGTGCTCGGCGCCGCCGATGCCGGCCGCCACGTGAAGCGGCTGGCCGGCAAGCTGGCGATCAAGCTCGAATACGGCGCCATCGACGAAATCCTCGAGATGGACCTGCATGCCTGGCTGACCGATTTCCTGGCCGATTCGGCGGTGCTCAGCGAGGCGATCCGCGCCGCCTATTTCGAGGCGGCCTGA
- a CDS encoding arsinothricin resistance N-acetyltransferase ArsN1 family B has product MSTDTDGSTLTLRPASAADAAAMAALYNPYILDSTISFETEPIDAAEMAARLANVEAAGLPWLVAEVDGVLAGYAYAARWRVRAAYRHAVETSVYLAAGHGRRGLGTRLYQALLARLRDGGLHTAIGGIALPNAASVALHEKLGYRRVALFEEVGFKFGRRIDVGYWQLML; this is encoded by the coding sequence ATGAGCACCGACACCGACGGCAGCACGCTTACCCTGCGCCCGGCCAGCGCCGCCGACGCGGCCGCCATGGCCGCGCTGTACAACCCCTACATCCTCGACAGCACGATCAGCTTCGAGACCGAACCGATCGACGCGGCCGAGATGGCGGCGCGGCTGGCCAACGTCGAGGCCGCCGGCCTGCCCTGGCTGGTGGCCGAGGTCGACGGCGTGCTGGCCGGCTACGCCTACGCCGCCAGGTGGCGCGTGCGGGCGGCCTACCGCCATGCGGTCGAGACCAGCGTCTACCTGGCCGCCGGCCACGGCCGCCGCGGGCTCGGCACCCGGCTCTACCAGGCGCTGCTGGCGCGGCTGCGCGACGGCGGCCTGCATACCGCGATCGGCGGCATCGCGCTGCCCAATGCGGCCAGCGTGGCGCTGCACGAGAAGCTCGGCTACCGGCGGGTGGCGCTGTTCGAGGAGGTGGGGTTCAAGTTCGGGCGAAGGATCGACGTGGGGTATTGGCAGTTGATGCTGTAG
- a CDS encoding transglutaminase family protein: protein MRLAIEHETVYRYDTPVARSTQYLRLTPKSAGRLRVIDWQLELPAPASRGIDAYGNVLHVLTLDMPHSEIRLRAAGTVETDDTPPQPEADDGLPPAVFLRDSPLTLADATLIGFVQDFAAAVAADRQAGLAALMQALAERMPYTPGHTDVATSASEAFASGRGVCQDHAHVLVACARLLGVPARYVSGYLATDHDHVASHAWAEAWLGTGWLGYDVSNRCLAGGQHVKLAVGMDYLDACPVRGVRVGGGGEAMHAVAKVSAADQ, encoded by the coding sequence ATGCGCCTCGCCATCGAACACGAAACCGTCTACCGCTACGACACCCCGGTCGCGCGCAGCACCCAGTACCTGCGACTCACCCCGAAGAGCGCCGGCCGGCTGCGGGTGATCGACTGGCAGCTCGAGCTGCCCGCCCCGGCCAGCCGCGGCATCGACGCCTACGGCAACGTGCTGCACGTGCTCACGCTCGACATGCCGCACAGCGAGATCCGCTTGCGCGCGGCCGGCACGGTCGAGACCGACGACACGCCGCCGCAGCCCGAGGCCGACGACGGCCTGCCGCCGGCGGTGTTCCTGCGCGACTCGCCGCTGACGCTGGCCGACGCCACGCTGATCGGCTTCGTGCAGGATTTCGCCGCCGCGGTGGCGGCCGACCGCCAGGCCGGCCTGGCCGCGCTGATGCAGGCGCTGGCCGAGCGCATGCCCTACACGCCGGGCCACACCGACGTCGCCACCTCGGCCAGCGAAGCCTTCGCCAGCGGTCGCGGCGTCTGCCAGGACCATGCCCACGTCCTGGTCGCCTGCGCGCGCCTGCTCGGCGTGCCGGCGCGCTACGTCAGCGGCTACCTGGCGACCGACCACGACCACGTCGCCAGCCATGCCTGGGCCGAAGCCTGGCTGGGCACGGGCTGGCTCGGCTACGACGTGAGCAACCGCTGCCTGGCCGGCGGCCAGCACGTCAAACTGGCGGTCGGCATGGACTACCTCGACGCCTGCCCGGTCCGCGGCGTGCGCGTCGGCGGCGGCGGCGAGGCGATGCACGCGGTGGCGAAGGTGAGCGCGGCCGACCAGTGA
- a CDS encoding peptidase translates to MRLEAGLLFASDSRTNAGVDHIATFRKMTVFEQAEERLIVLLSSGNLATTQSVVSLLQQRLHHDGMHLLNARSMYDAAELVGQTIREVLARDAHDIQQAQGIDFGGNFLVGGQIRGEAPRLFHVYPQGNFIEACEDTPYFQIGESKYGKPIIDRVVDFRTTLAEAAKCTLISFDSTVRSNLSVGLPIDMLLYRGDSFAPARPHRIDREDRYFMRLRRGWARACAGCSRGCPTPSGSRRPTSPSAERRRRPKAGRRDAAPHHGDAAKGGCLALMLRRNAASA, encoded by the coding sequence ATGCGCCTCGAGGCCGGCCTGCTGTTCGCCTCCGATTCCCGTACCAATGCCGGTGTCGACCACATCGCCACCTTCCGCAAGATGACCGTGTTCGAGCAGGCCGAGGAACGCCTGATCGTGCTGCTGAGCTCGGGCAACCTCGCCACCACCCAGAGCGTGGTCAGCCTGCTGCAGCAGCGGCTGCACCACGACGGCATGCACCTGCTGAACGCGCGCTCGATGTACGACGCCGCCGAGCTGGTCGGTCAGACCATCCGCGAGGTGCTGGCGCGCGACGCCCACGACATCCAGCAGGCGCAGGGCATCGACTTCGGCGGCAACTTCCTGGTCGGCGGCCAGATCCGCGGCGAGGCGCCGCGGCTGTTCCATGTCTATCCGCAGGGCAATTTCATCGAGGCCTGCGAAGACACGCCCTACTTCCAGATCGGCGAATCGAAGTACGGCAAGCCGATCATCGACCGGGTGGTCGACTTCCGCACCACGCTGGCCGAAGCGGCCAAGTGCACGCTGATCTCGTTCGATTCGACCGTGCGCAGCAACCTGTCGGTCGGCCTGCCGATCGACATGCTGCTGTACCGCGGCGACTCGTTCGCGCCGGCCAGGCCGCACCGCATCGACCGCGAGGACCGCTACTTCATGCGCCTTCGGCGCGGCTGGGCGAGGGCCTGCGCCGGGTGTTCGCGCGGCTGCCCGACGCCGAGTGGTTCGAGACGCCCGACGAGCCCAAGCGCTGAGCGCCGGCGGCGACCCAAGGCCGGGCGACGCGATGCTGCGCCGCACCACGGCGATGCAGCGAAGGGCGGCTGCCTTGCCCTCATGCTGCGCCGCAACGCAGCAAGCGCTTGA
- the eat gene encoding ethanolamine permease yields the protein MDNGLKRTLGAWQLWGIAVGLVISGEYFGWSYGWAQAGTLGFMVTALFVAAMYAAFIFSYTELTCAIPHAGGPFAYARRAFGPAGGFLAGIATLIEFVFAPPAIALAIGAYLNVQFPGIDPKVAAVGAYLVFMALNIVGVGIAAAFELFVTVVAIGELLVFMGVVAPGFSLANFVRGGWSGQDEFGLAAWSGMFAAIPFAIWFFLAIEGAAMAAEEAHEPRRTIPRAYIGGILTLLVLAVGVMVFAGGAGDWRALSNINDPLPQAMKMIVGAESGWLHMLVWIGLFGLVASFHGIILGYSRQIFALGRAGYLPRALAAVHPRFRTPHRAILAGGAVGIAAIFSDSVLTIGGQPLTANIVTLSVFGAIVMYIVSMASLFKLRLSEPGLERSFRAPGYPWLPGFALFAACICLAALIYYNLMLSLIFAGFLAVAFGYFLLTGAQRAEAPADALLDGPMT from the coding sequence ATGGACAATGGGCTCAAACGGACGCTGGGCGCCTGGCAGCTGTGGGGGATCGCGGTCGGGCTGGTGATCTCGGGCGAATATTTCGGCTGGAGCTACGGCTGGGCCCAGGCCGGCACGCTGGGCTTCATGGTCACCGCGCTGTTCGTCGCGGCGATGTACGCCGCCTTCATCTTCAGCTACACCGAGCTGACCTGCGCGATTCCGCATGCCGGCGGGCCGTTCGCCTACGCCCGGCGGGCCTTCGGACCGGCCGGCGGCTTCCTGGCCGGTATCGCCACGCTGATCGAATTCGTCTTCGCGCCGCCGGCCATCGCACTGGCCATCGGCGCCTATCTCAACGTCCAGTTCCCCGGCATCGATCCGAAGGTCGCGGCGGTCGGCGCCTACCTGGTGTTCATGGCGCTCAACATCGTCGGGGTCGGCATCGCCGCGGCCTTCGAGCTGTTCGTCACCGTGGTGGCGATCGGCGAATTGCTGGTGTTCATGGGCGTGGTGGCGCCCGGCTTCAGCCTGGCCAACTTCGTGCGCGGCGGCTGGAGCGGCCAGGACGAATTCGGCCTCGCCGCCTGGAGCGGCATGTTCGCCGCCATCCCGTTCGCGATCTGGTTCTTCCTCGCCATCGAGGGCGCCGCCATGGCGGCCGAGGAAGCGCACGAACCGCGCCGCACCATTCCGCGCGCCTACATCGGCGGCATCCTCACCCTGCTGGTGCTGGCGGTCGGCGTGATGGTGTTCGCCGGCGGCGCCGGCGACTGGCGCGCGCTGTCCAACATCAACGACCCGCTGCCGCAGGCGATGAAGATGATCGTCGGCGCCGAGAGCGGCTGGCTGCACATGCTGGTCTGGATCGGCCTGTTCGGCCTGGTGGCCAGCTTCCACGGCATCATCCTGGGCTACTCGCGGCAGATCTTCGCGCTCGGCCGCGCCGGCTACCTGCCGCGCGCGCTGGCCGCCGTGCACCCGCGCTTCCGCACGCCGCACCGCGCCATCCTGGCCGGCGGCGCGGTCGGCATCGCCGCCATCTTCAGCGACAGCGTGCTGACCATCGGCGGCCAGCCGCTGACCGCCAACATCGTCACGCTGTCGGTGTTCGGCGCGATCGTGATGTACATCGTCTCGATGGCCAGCCTGTTCAAGCTGCGGCTGAGCGAGCCCGGCCTCGAGCGCAGCTTCCGCGCGCCGGGCTACCCCTGGCTGCCGGGCTTCGCGCTGTTCGCCGCCTGCATCTGCCTGGCCGCGCTGATCTACTACAACCTGATGCTGTCGCTGATCTTCGCCGGCTTCCTGGCGGTCGCCTTCGGCTACTTCCTGCTCACCGGCGCGCAGCGCGCCGAGGCGCCGGCCGATGCGCTGCTGGATGGACCGATGACCTGA
- a CDS encoding ethanolamine ammonia-lyase subunit EutB, whose product MPFACTLGATRHVFADLKDLLAKASPARSGDALAGVAAHSAEQRMAARWALADLPLRHFLAETPIPYESDEVTRLIVDGHDAAAFAPLAALTVGEFREWLLHEDTDSAVLAAVAPGITPEMAAGVSKLMRNQDLIAVARKCRVVTAFRDTIGLPGRLSVRLQPNHPTDDARGIAASMLDGLMYGVGDAVIGINPASDSVPALTALWRLLDEVIARHAIPTQSCVLTHVTQQIRAIEAGAPVDLVFQSVAGTEAANAGFGISLALLDEARQAALSLGRGTVGDNVMYFETGQGSALSAGAHHGVDQQTCEARAYAVARHFEPLLVNTVVGFIGPEYLYDGKQIIRAGLEDHFCGKLMGVPMGCDVCYTNHAEADQDDMDNLLVLLGAAGVNFVMGVPGADDIMLNYQSTSFHDQLFVREVLGLRRAPEFEAWLADLQLADARGRLLPARGDHRLLAAFDGNGETPC is encoded by the coding sequence ATGCCCTTCGCCTGCACCCTCGGCGCCACGCGCCACGTCTTCGCCGATCTCAAGGACCTGCTGGCCAAGGCCAGCCCGGCGCGCTCGGGCGATGCGCTGGCCGGCGTGGCGGCCCACAGCGCCGAGCAGCGCATGGCGGCGCGCTGGGCGCTGGCCGACCTGCCGCTGCGCCATTTCCTCGCCGAGACGCCGATCCCCTACGAAAGCGACGAGGTGACCCGGCTGATCGTCGACGGCCACGACGCCGCCGCCTTCGCGCCGCTGGCCGCGCTCACCGTCGGCGAGTTCCGCGAATGGCTGCTGCACGAGGACACCGACAGCGCGGTGCTGGCCGCCGTCGCGCCCGGCATCACGCCCGAGATGGCGGCCGGCGTGAGCAAGCTGATGCGCAACCAGGACCTGATCGCGGTGGCGCGCAAATGCCGGGTGGTCACCGCCTTCCGCGACACCATCGGCCTGCCGGGCCGGCTGTCGGTGCGGCTGCAGCCCAACCATCCGACCGACGACGCGCGCGGCATCGCCGCCTCGATGCTCGACGGCCTGATGTACGGCGTCGGCGACGCGGTGATCGGCATCAACCCGGCCTCCGACAGCGTGCCGGCGCTGACCGCGCTGTGGCGCCTGCTCGACGAGGTGATCGCCCGCCACGCGATCCCGACCCAGAGCTGCGTGCTGACCCACGTGACCCAGCAGATCCGCGCCATCGAGGCCGGCGCGCCGGTCGACCTGGTGTTTCAGTCGGTGGCCGGCACCGAGGCGGCCAACGCCGGCTTCGGCATCAGCCTCGCGCTGCTCGACGAGGCACGGCAGGCGGCGCTGTCGCTCGGCCGCGGCACGGTCGGCGACAACGTGATGTATTTCGAGACCGGCCAAGGCAGCGCGCTGTCGGCCGGCGCCCACCACGGCGTCGACCAGCAGACCTGCGAGGCGCGCGCCTACGCGGTGGCGCGCCATTTCGAGCCGCTGCTGGTGAACACCGTGGTCGGCTTCATCGGGCCCGAGTACCTGTACGACGGCAAGCAGATCATCCGCGCCGGGCTGGAGGACCACTTCTGCGGCAAGCTGATGGGCGTGCCGATGGGTTGCGACGTCTGCTACACCAACCATGCCGAGGCCGACCAGGACGACATGGACAACCTGCTGGTGCTGCTCGGCGCGGCCGGCGTCAATTTCGTGATGGGCGTGCCCGGCGCCGACGACATCATGCTCAACTACCAGAGCACCTCGTTCCACGACCAGCTGTTCGTGCGCGAGGTGCTCGGCCTGCGGCGCGCGCCCGAATTCGAGGCCTGGCTGGCCGACCTGCAACTGGCCGACGCGCGCGGGCGCCTGCTGCCGGCGCGCGGCGACCACCGGCTGCTGGCCGCCTTCGATGGCAACGGAGAAACGCCATGCTGA
- the eutC gene encoding ethanolamine ammonia-lyase subunit EutC, which translates to MLTPKDPWQALAGHTQARIALGRAGNGLPTREVLQFGLAHAQARDAVHLPLDTAALMAELGARGLDVLAVASQAADRRDYLQRPDLGRRLDADGRALLAARGGAGCTLAIVIGDGLSALAVQRQAAATVAALLPLLGGLQLGPLVVARQARVALADEVGELLGARLALMLLGERPGLSSPDSLGAYLTFAPRVGRLDAERNCVSNIRPEGLPPLQAARKLAWLIQAALARQLTGVGLKDDSDAALPMAGGTPGLLAES; encoded by the coding sequence ATGCTGACGCCCAAGGACCCGTGGCAGGCGCTGGCCGGCCACACCCAGGCGCGCATCGCGCTGGGCCGCGCCGGCAACGGCCTGCCGACCCGCGAAGTGCTGCAGTTCGGCCTGGCCCACGCCCAGGCGCGCGACGCGGTGCACCTGCCGCTCGACACGGCGGCGCTGATGGCCGAGCTCGGCGCGCGGGGACTCGACGTGCTGGCGGTCGCCAGCCAGGCGGCCGACCGGCGCGACTACCTGCAGCGGCCCGACCTGGGCCGCCGGCTCGACGCGGACGGCCGGGCGCTGCTGGCGGCACGCGGCGGCGCGGGCTGCACCCTGGCGATCGTGATCGGCGACGGCCTGTCGGCGCTGGCGGTGCAGCGCCAGGCCGCCGCCACGGTGGCCGCGCTGCTGCCGCTGCTGGGCGGGCTGCAACTGGGCCCGCTGGTGGTGGCGCGGCAGGCGCGGGTGGCGCTGGCCGACGAGGTCGGCGAGCTGCTCGGCGCGCGGCTGGCGCTGATGCTGCTGGGCGAGCGGCCGGGTCTCTCCTCGCCCGACAGCCTGGGCGCCTACCTGACCTTCGCGCCGCGCGTGGGCCGGCTGGATGCGGAGCGCAACTGCGTCTCCAACATCCGCCCCGAGGGCCTGCCGCCGCTCCAGGCCGCGCGCAAGCTGGCCTGGCTGATCCAGGCGGCGCTGGCGCGGCAGCTGACCGGGGTGGGATTGAAGGACGACAGCGACGCGGCGCTGCCCATGGCAGGCGGCACGCCCGGCTTGCTGGCCGAAAGCTGA
- a CDS encoding transporter substrate-binding domain-containing protein, with the protein MPARRLLPLLIALAGLAAAQAQADQLDDIRKAKKIRIAIDLNSPPFGSRDAGQKPAGSDVEAAQLLAKDLEVALEIVDTSGPNRIPDLQARKADLVISSLSITPEREKLIDFSAPYGYIGSVIGAPKGTAIAGFPDLAGKRVAAVKGTTNEKYASERAGGAQIVRYDDNDALIAAAVAGKEEVVATSPATVRLINDKAPKAGLEVKFVMMKSPLGIGLRKGEPKLKEWLDGWVAKNKENGKLGEIGKRFHGN; encoded by the coding sequence ATGCCCGCCCGCCGCCTCCTGCCCCTCCTCATTGCCCTGGCCGGCCTCGCCGCCGCGCAGGCGCAAGCCGACCAGCTCGACGACATCCGCAAGGCCAAGAAGATCCGCATCGCCATCGACCTCAATTCGCCGCCGTTCGGCAGCCGCGACGCCGGCCAGAAGCCGGCCGGCTCCGACGTCGAGGCCGCGCAGCTGCTGGCCAAGGATCTCGAGGTCGCGCTCGAGATCGTCGACACCAGCGGCCCCAACCGCATTCCCGACCTGCAGGCCAGGAAGGCCGACCTGGTGATCTCCTCGCTGTCGATCACGCCCGAGCGCGAGAAGCTGATCGATTTCTCGGCGCCCTACGGCTACATCGGCTCGGTGATCGGCGCGCCCAAGGGCACCGCCATCGCCGGCTTCCCCGACCTCGCCGGCAAGCGGGTAGCGGCGGTCAAGGGCACCACCAACGAGAAGTACGCGAGCGAGCGGGCCGGCGGCGCCCAGATCGTCCGCTACGACGACAACGATGCGCTGATCGCCGCGGCCGTCGCCGGCAAGGAGGAGGTGGTCGCCACTTCGCCGGCCACCGTGCGGCTGATCAACGACAAGGCGCCCAAGGCCGGCCTGGAGGTGAAGTTCGTGATGATGAAGTCGCCGCTCGGCATCGGCCTGCGCAAGGGCGAGCCGAAGCTGAAGGAATGGCTCGACGGCTGGGTGGCGAAGAACAAGGAGAACGGCAAGCTGGGCGAGATCGGCAAGCGCTTCCACGGCAATTGA
- a CDS encoding family 2A encapsulin nanocompartment cargo protein cysteine desulfurase yields MTIQTPISNPGIAGLAPPGLPDVATLSQLANAFFASLPGETPELDGPRSAGPDLAGAGSPTGAAASRGEPAGFGGGAPVFAPAIEPAQFGAAVPPAPAAVSPQFGRSLAPALPAGFEAALPLPERAAPLQSSGQPAGAPASPYYFVGESSAYHSSIAPAASPAAAPAVAENRVQPQPYDLPGTADLAGSLDASHVPPLQAQRPSAGPAAGQFYFLDAGAAPRIERLPDGAPQVRSHGAFDVEAVRRDFPILAERVGGKPLVWLDNAATTQKPQAVIDRLAWFYAHENSNIHRAAHELAARATDAYEGARGKVARFIGARSAEEIVFVRGATEAINLVANTFGRQYIGEGDEIVVSLLEHHANIVPWQQLAAATGAKIRVIPVDDSGQILLDEYRKLLNPRTRLVAVTQVSNALGTITPVAEIVALAHAAGARVLVDGAQSVSHLRVDVRTLDADFFVFSGHKIFGPTGIGVLYGKAELLDALPPWQGGGNMIADVAFDKTLYQKAPARFEAGTGNIADAVGLGAALDYLERLGLENVARYEHDLLSYATYGLQRIPGVRLIGTAAQKTSVASFVLAGYSTAEVGSALSREGIAVRSGHHCAQPILRRFGLEATVRPSLAFYNTCGEIDALLAVVNRLARGGDRWGRTKRHGPSRGAHAFPALQGEGQGDGVGSPSTSSPALRRAMPVGGASAANG; encoded by the coding sequence ATGACTATTCAGACACCTATAAGTAATCCCGGCATCGCCGGCCTCGCGCCGCCGGGTTTGCCCGACGTGGCGACGCTGTCGCAGCTGGCCAACGCCTTCTTCGCCAGCCTGCCGGGCGAGACGCCCGAGCTGGACGGGCCGCGGTCGGCCGGGCCGGACCTGGCCGGCGCGGGCTCGCCGACCGGTGCCGCGGCGTCGCGCGGCGAGCCGGCGGGATTCGGCGGCGGCGCACCGGTCTTCGCGCCTGCGATCGAACCGGCGCAGTTCGGCGCCGCGGTCCCGCCGGCGCCGGCGGCCGTGTCGCCGCAGTTCGGCCGTTCGCTGGCGCCGGCGCTGCCGGCCGGCTTCGAGGCTGCGCTGCCGCTGCCCGAGCGCGCGGCGCCGCTGCAATCGAGCGGCCAGCCGGCCGGTGCGCCCGCTTCGCCGTATTACTTCGTCGGCGAGTCGAGCGCCTACCACTCGTCGATCGCGCCGGCCGCTTCGCCGGCGGCCGCGCCCGCGGTGGCCGAAAACCGCGTCCAGCCGCAGCCCTACGACCTGCCCGGCACGGCCGACCTGGCCGGCTCGCTCGACGCCAGCCACGTGCCGCCCTTGCAGGCGCAGCGGCCGTCGGCCGGCCCGGCGGCGGGGCAGTTCTACTTCCTCGACGCTGGTGCGGCGCCGCGCATCGAGCGCCTGCCCGACGGTGCGCCGCAGGTGCGCAGCCACGGCGCCTTCGACGTCGAGGCGGTGCGGCGCGATTTCCCGATCCTGGCCGAACGCGTCGGCGGCAAACCGCTGGTCTGGCTCGACAACGCTGCCACCACCCAGAAGCCGCAGGCGGTGATCGACCGGCTGGCCTGGTTCTACGCGCACGAGAACTCCAACATCCACCGCGCCGCGCACGAGCTGGCGGCGCGCGCGACCGACGCCTACGAGGGCGCGCGCGGCAAGGTGGCGCGCTTCATCGGCGCCCGTTCGGCCGAGGAGATCGTGTTCGTGCGCGGCGCCACCGAGGCGATCAACCTGGTGGCCAACACCTTCGGCCGCCAATACATCGGCGAGGGCGACGAGATCGTGGTGTCGCTCTTGGAGCACCACGCCAACATCGTGCCCTGGCAGCAGCTGGCGGCGGCCACCGGGGCGAAGATCCGGGTGATCCCGGTCGACGACAGCGGCCAGATCCTGCTCGACGAGTATCGCAAACTCCTGAACCCGCGCACCCGGCTGGTGGCCGTCACCCAGGTCTCCAACGCGCTCGGCACCATCACCCCGGTGGCCGAGATCGTCGCGCTGGCCCATGCCGCCGGCGCACGGGTGCTGGTCGACGGCGCGCAGTCGGTATCGCACCTGCGCGTCGACGTGCGCACGCTCGATGCCGATTTCTTCGTGTTCTCGGGCCACAAGATCTTCGGCCCGACCGGCATCGGCGTGCTGTACGGCAAGGCCGAGCTGCTCGACGCGCTGCCGCCGTGGCAGGGCGGCGGCAACATGATCGCCGACGTGGCCTTCGACAAGACGCTGTACCAGAAGGCGCCGGCGCGCTTCGAGGCCGGCACCGGCAACATCGCCGACGCGGTCGGGCTCGGCGCTGCGCTCGACTACCTCGAGCGATTGGGGCTGGAGAACGTGGCGCGCTACGAGCACGACCTGCTGAGTTACGCGACCTACGGCCTGCAGCGGATTCCGGGCGTGCGGCTGATCGGCACGGCGGCGCAGAAAACCAGCGTGGCATCGTTCGTGCTTGCCGGCTACAGCACGGCCGAGGTCGGCAGCGCGCTGAGCCGCGAGGGCATCGCGGTGCGCTCGGGCCACCACTGCGCCCAGCCGATCTTGCGCCGCTTCGGGCTGGAGGCGACGGTGCGGCCTTCGCTGGCCTTCTACAACACCTGCGGCGAGATCGACGCGCTGCTGGCGGTGGTGAACCGGCTGGCGCGGGGAGGGGATCGGTGGGGGCGCACTAAGCGGCATGGACCGAGCCGCGGGGCGCACGCATTCCCCGCCCTTCAAGGGGAGGGCCAGGGGGATGGGGTCGGTTCGCCATCGACCTCATCCCCTGCGCTGCGCAGGGCAATGCCCGTAGGAGGGGCTTCAGCCGCGAATGGCTGA